The following coding sequences are from one Comamonas koreensis window:
- a CDS encoding integration host factor subunit beta → MTRSDLIEELAARFHQLTQRDAEQAVKTILEAIEDSLVRGQRIEIRGFGSFTITHRQPRLGRNPRSGEAVQVPAKRVTHFKPGKALRESVDDPSNILTSTASPKNNDE, encoded by the coding sequence ATGACCCGATCCGATCTGATTGAAGAGCTTGCCGCTCGATTCCACCAGCTGACGCAGCGGGATGCGGAGCAGGCCGTCAAAACGATTCTGGAGGCCATCGAAGACTCGCTGGTACGCGGACAACGCATCGAGATCCGTGGCTTTGGCAGCTTCACCATCACCCACCGCCAACCCCGCCTGGGCCGCAACCCACGCAGCGGCGAAGCCGTGCAGGTGCCCGCCAAGCGCGTCACCCACTTCAAGCCAGGCAAGGCCTTGCGCGAATCGGTGGACGACCCCAGCAATATCCTGACCTCGACCGCCAGCCCCAAGAACAACGACGAATAA
- a CDS encoding alkaline phosphatase D family protein, with the protein MDQDLAQLLNRRQWLQGLGALGLAAQLPAIARADSNTPLAMAPWPVSEQLFGLGVASGEPDASSVVLWTRLLPSASAPLLRPVAVHWELAQDAQFRQILRQGEALASPDGGHSVHVLAQGLEADRWYHYRFHCQGQTSATGRTRTAPAAGAAVARLRLVYASCQRWEHGYYAAWRHAREDDPDLVVFLGDYIYEYASPASAAKQQRSQLARLQPLAHAVSLQDYRDRYALHKSDPDLQAMHAHCPWLVTWDDHEVEDNYVGDDGVGQVQAFVAKRMAAYQAFYENMPLRASVAGKQAGLALPPAHTPLYRQQSWGALAAMWVLDARQYRDAQACRAVTDKSPASVKAADCADLARNSRSFLGWSQERWLAAQLAGNSAANPESRRWSIICQQTLFAPRHFPNGRSSADTWDGYPAARQRLLRAMAEAQLRNTVLLGGDIHQNYVCRIQYLEGASPERVLASEFCGTSISSHSGTTQARVDAIVARNPHVLLARCDERGYGLCDITPKLWTTQLRVVNQPQYADSAAQTLARFVVEDQVAGPQWA; encoded by the coding sequence TTGGATCAAGACCTGGCCCAGCTCCTCAACCGGCGCCAATGGCTGCAAGGCCTGGGTGCCTTGGGCCTGGCCGCCCAGTTGCCGGCCATCGCGCGGGCAGATAGCAACACCCCGCTGGCCATGGCCCCCTGGCCGGTATCGGAGCAGCTGTTTGGCCTGGGCGTTGCCAGTGGCGAGCCCGATGCCAGCAGCGTGGTGCTGTGGACACGGCTGCTGCCCAGCGCCAGCGCGCCCTTGCTGCGCCCGGTGGCGGTGCACTGGGAGCTGGCCCAGGATGCGCAGTTCCGCCAGATCCTGCGCCAGGGCGAGGCCTTGGCCAGCCCAGACGGCGGCCACAGCGTGCATGTGCTGGCCCAGGGTCTGGAGGCCGACCGCTGGTACCACTACCGCTTTCACTGCCAGGGGCAGACCAGCGCCACAGGCCGCACCCGCACCGCGCCCGCCGCAGGTGCTGCGGTGGCCCGGTTGCGTCTGGTCTATGCCTCCTGCCAGCGCTGGGAGCATGGCTACTACGCGGCCTGGCGCCATGCGCGCGAGGACGATCCCGACCTGGTCGTCTTTCTGGGCGACTACATCTACGAATATGCCTCGCCCGCATCCGCTGCCAAGCAACAGCGCAGCCAGCTCGCGCGCCTGCAGCCGCTCGCCCATGCCGTCAGCCTGCAGGACTACCGCGACCGCTATGCGCTGCACAAGAGCGACCCGGACCTGCAGGCCATGCATGCGCACTGCCCCTGGCTGGTGACCTGGGACGACCATGAGGTTGAAGACAACTATGTCGGCGACGATGGCGTAGGCCAAGTCCAGGCCTTTGTCGCCAAGCGCATGGCGGCCTACCAGGCGTTTTACGAGAACATGCCGCTGCGCGCCTCGGTCGCCGGCAAACAGGCTGGCCTGGCCCTGCCCCCGGCCCACACGCCGCTGTACCGCCAGCAAAGCTGGGGCGCCTTGGCCGCGATGTGGGTGCTCGATGCGCGCCAGTACCGCGATGCCCAGGCCTGCCGTGCAGTGACCGACAAAAGCCCGGCCTCCGTCAAGGCCGCAGACTGCGCCGATCTGGCGCGCAACAGCCGCAGCTTTCTGGGCTGGAGCCAGGAGCGCTGGTTGGCCGCCCAGCTGGCAGGCAACAGCGCGGCCAATCCTGAGAGCCGGCGCTGGAGCATCATCTGCCAACAAACGCTGTTTGCGCCTCGCCACTTTCCCAACGGCCGCAGCAGTGCCGATACCTGGGATGGCTACCCCGCCGCACGCCAGCGGCTGCTGCGCGCGATGGCTGAGGCGCAGCTGCGCAACACCGTGCTGCTGGGCGGCGACATTCACCAGAACTATGTCTGCCGCATCCAGTACCTGGAGGGCGCCAGCCCCGAACGGGTGCTAGCCAGCGAATTCTGCGGCACCTCGATCAGCTCGCACTCGGGCACCACCCAAGCCCGGGTCGACGCCATCGTGGCCCGCAATCCCCATGTGCTGCTCGCCCGCTGCGATGAACGCGGCTATGGGCTGTGCGACATCACCCCCAAGCTTTGGACCACCCAGCTGCGCGTGGTCAACCAGCCGCAGTATGCGGACAGTGCCGCCCAAACCTTGGCCCGCTTTGTGGTGGAGGACCAGGTCGCCGGGCCGCAATGGGCCTGA